Below is a genomic region from Coleofasciculus sp. FACHB-1120.
TGGGAGTAGAACATCCCAATGTTGCCCAAAGTTTGAATAATTTAGCGGCACTTTACAACTCACAAGGACGATTTAGCGAAGCGGAACGGTTTTTGGTGGAAGCATTGGCGATGAGGCAGCGCTTGTTGGGAGCAGAACATCCCGATGTTGCTACCAGTTTGAATAATTTGGCAGAACTTTACCTTACTCAAGGGCGATTCAGCGAAGCGGAACCGTTGTACGTGGAAGCATTGGCGATGTACAAGCGCTTGTTGGGAGTAGAACATCCCGATGTTGCTACCAGTTTGAATAATTTGGCTGGATTTTACCAGTCGCAAGGGCGATTTAGCGAAGCAGAACCGTTGTACGTGGAAGCATTGGCGATGAGGCAGCGCTTTTTGGGAGCAGAACATCCCGACGTTGCTACCAGTTTGAATAATTTGGCGGCACTTTACCGTACTCAAGGACGATTTAGCGAAGCGGAACGGTTTTTGGTGGAAGCATTGGCGATGAAGCAGCGCTTGTTGGGAGCAGAACATCCTGGCGTTGCTATCAGTTTGAATAATTTGGCGGCACTTTACAACTCACAAGGACGATTTAGCGAAGCGGAACCGTTGTTGGTAGAAGCTTTGGTGATGAGCAAGCACTTGTTGGGAGCAGAACATCCCGACGTTGCTACCAGTTTGAATAATTTGGCGGAACTTTACCAATTACAAGGGCGGTTTAGCGAAGCGGAACCGTTGTACTTAGAAGCATTAGCGATGAAGCAGCGCTTGTTAGGAGCAGAACATCCCGACGTTGCTATCAGTTTGAATAATTTGGCGGAACTTTACCGTACTCAAGGACGATTCAGCGAAGCGGAACCGTTGTTGATAGAAGCTTTGATGATGAGCAAGTGCTTGTTGGGAGCAGAACATACCCAAGTTGCTACCAGTTTGAATAATTTGGCGATACTTTACCAATTACAAGGGCGGTTTAGCGAAGCGGAACCGTTATGCTTGGAAGCTTTGGCGATGAGCAAGCGCTTGTTGGGAAAGGAACATCCCGACGTTTCTGGCAGTTTGAATAATTTGGCGGCACTTTACAAGTCACAAGGACGATTGAGCGAAGCGGAACGGTTTTTGGTGGAAGCATTGGCGATGAAGCAGCGCTTGTTGGGAGCAGAACATCCCGACGTTGCTATCAGTTTGAATAATTTGGCGGAACTTTACCGTACTCAAGGACGATTCAGCGAAGCGGAACAGTTGTACTTGGAAGCATTGGCGATGAACCAGCGCTTGTTGGGAGTAGAACATCCCGATGTTGCTAGGAGTTTGAACAATTTGGCGTTACTTTACTGTTCACAAGGACGATTCAGCGAAGCGGAACCGTTGTACTTGGAGGCTTTGCCGATGTGGAAGCGCTTGTTGGGAGTAGAACATCCCGATGTCGCTGGCAGTTTGAATAATTTGGCGGCACTATTGGCAGCCACTAACCGCTTTACTGAGGCGCTGGCACTGATGCGCCAAGCTAGCCAAATCGAAGATAGTATGATTAGCCAAATCTTTGCTGCCAGTTCGGAAAGCGATCGCCTCGCCTATCTTGAAACTATTAGAGGTAATTTGAATGGGTTTCTCTCCCTAGTTCATCGCCACCTGTCCGACTCTGGGGAAGCGAAGCAAGCAGCATTGGATTTAGTGTTGAAACGCAAAGTTTTGACTGCCACCGCCCTAGCTACTTTCAACTCTGCCGTATACAGTGGGCGCTATCCCCACCTCGCCACCCAGTTCCAGCAATGGCAATCTTTCCTGGCTGAGGAACTCCACCTCATATATTCTCCACCTTTACCCAACCCAGAAATTCCCCCCGAAGCATTTCGCGCTCAACAAGCCGCTTATCAACAGCGCCTCACCCAGCTAAAAGCAGAATGCAAAAAGTTAGAAAAGCTATTGGCATCGCAGGTGCCAGAAATCCAACTCCAGCAGGAACTCCAAACTGCTAACTGTCGCGCTGTCGCTTTGGAGTTGCCCGCAGGCTCAACCTTAGTAGAATTTGTGCGATTTGATGTTTATGATTCCCAGGCAATTCTGGCGCGTGGAGATGCACGATGGCAACCCGCCCGTTACCTGGCTTTTGTCTTGCCAGCGCAACAGCCAAACTCTGTAGAGATGATTGACTTAGGGGAAGCAGAACACATCGACGGACTGATTCAAGTTTTTCGGTCGTCGGTGTCTGTGAGCAGTGACACCCTGGATCATGGATACTGGGAGGACGACGACGAGACATTCCTCAAATACGATTGCGATCATACTTCTGCCATAGCCTTGCGGCAAGCAGTGTTTGACAAAATTAGCACAGTATTAAGTGACAGCAAATATCTGCTACTTTCTCCTGATGGAGGACTGAACCTAGTGCCATTTCAAATTCTCCCCAGCGACGGTACGGGTAAGCAACTGCTGATGGACAATTACACCATCAGTTACTTCACCGTCGGGCGCGATATCCTGCGCTCAAAAGTTCAGCCGACGCGCCCCGCCTCACCACCTCTCATCATCGCCGACCCTAAGTTTAACTGGGCAGGGGAGCTGGAAACCA
It encodes:
- a CDS encoding tetratricopeptide repeat protein — encoded protein: MDEQRIAAYLDLIQKLLNCPSGEELETLHVYPNFIDNGLVAVMELVAAKMAEAGEANADWLQSFAGQLGGGIQGLSQLNQQVIQLYHRGEYAEAAIIAQQSLELARQILGAEHPQVAGSLNNLAELYRTQGRFSEAEPLYLEGLAMSKRLLGAEHPDVATSLNNLAILYQLQGRFSEAERLYLEALAMSKRLLGVEHPNVAQSLNNLAALYNSQGRFSEAERFLVEALAMRQRLLGAEHPDVATSLNNLAELYLTQGRFSEAEPLYVEALAMYKRLLGVEHPDVATSLNNLAGFYQSQGRFSEAEPLYVEALAMRQRFLGAEHPDVATSLNNLAALYRTQGRFSEAERFLVEALAMKQRLLGAEHPGVAISLNNLAALYNSQGRFSEAEPLLVEALVMSKHLLGAEHPDVATSLNNLAELYQLQGRFSEAEPLYLEALAMKQRLLGAEHPDVAISLNNLAELYRTQGRFSEAEPLLIEALMMSKCLLGAEHTQVATSLNNLAILYQLQGRFSEAEPLCLEALAMSKRLLGKEHPDVSGSLNNLAALYKSQGRLSEAERFLVEALAMKQRLLGAEHPDVAISLNNLAELYRTQGRFSEAEQLYLEALAMNQRLLGVEHPDVARSLNNLALLYCSQGRFSEAEPLYLEALPMWKRLLGVEHPDVAGSLNNLAALLAATNRFTEALALMRQASQIEDSMISQIFAASSESDRLAYLETIRGNLNGFLSLVHRHLSDSGEAKQAALDLVLKRKVLTATALATFNSAVYSGRYPHLATQFQQWQSFLAEELHLIYSPPLPNPEIPPEAFRAQQAAYQQRLTQLKAECKKLEKLLASQVPEIQLQQELQTANCRAVALELPAGSTLVEFVRFDVYDSQAILARGDARWQPARYLAFVLPAQQPNSVEMIDLGEAEHIDGLIQVFRSSVSVSSDTLDHGYWEDDDETFLKYDCDHTSAIALRQAVFDKISTVLSDSKYLLLSPDGGLNLVPFQILPSDGTGKQLLMDNYTISYFTVGRDILRSKVQPTRPASPPLIIADPKFNWAGELETKILPQESQKVKSLSILSDYPFRPAPGTRFLGEAVAQKLRVKTYMQEEALESLLTNQSPRILLIATHGYFSGEKDYLNLIQKLLNSPNGEELKILQKNPKLLDRELLALMEEISTKLAENGNQNTADWLRNFAVQVTERVDNSQASSSQNCDRLATTKVENPMLRSGLALAGANIWINGGNLPPEAGKGLLFAQDVTGLDLWANEVTVLSACNTAIGDIKIGEGVFGLRRAFAVAGSKTLVMSLWPVPDKVTALLMQRFFDNLQCGLGRADALQEAQNYIRTITVKELRLSELGVEVLSELLCPEKLPPQTSISCQEEDRLLEHPFFWGAWVCQGDTTALASATLLT